A single genomic interval of Acetobacteraceae bacterium harbors:
- a CDS encoding glycosyltransferase family 39 protein — MARLNWRHYSAIALLTFLIFLPGRMTLPPLDRDESRYMEASGQMLETGNFIDVKFLDQKRYLQPAGIYWLEAGAEAVFGGPSARHIAWPYRIPSLIAVTGAVTLTAWLGSVLFGTMTGLLAAAFLAVSTLMMAEGRMATIDTVLLFDILLVQGALLKTYLSAQQGRVAPFKWALLFWLALGCGLMLKGPVVLIPSFGTIGALWLCERRREWWRGLRFKYGWLIALAVVLPWCIAIGFVSHGAFFRDAVGVNFLGKIGQGQQAHGLPMGYHLAVFLLAFWPGSLFAVLALPKIWARRHEMAVRYLLCWIIPHWLVFEIIATKLPHYVLPTYPAIAILASAGIMAWAPAVPRHLVGRWLTRLYGALWFIVGLALAVSGGVLIWRDQHFVHPLLIFGSVLACVTLGASGVALLQVRRRVAAIWAVLSAVLIHLGLFLIVIPKLSTIQLAPHAAALFKAHRICGDQTTLISPSYSEPSLAFLVGTQTKLFGVGAAATYMAWRPQCTLVLIDLKADGRFKAVLGDQQEDLELLGRVSGLNYSNGHKLDLGLWRLKAAP; from the coding sequence TTGGCGCGCTTAAATTGGCGCCATTACAGCGCCATCGCCCTCCTGACTTTTCTGATCTTTCTGCCAGGGCGCATGACCCTGCCGCCCCTTGATCGGGATGAGTCCCGCTATATGGAAGCCTCCGGACAAATGCTGGAGACGGGGAATTTCATTGATGTGAAATTTCTGGATCAGAAGCGATATCTGCAACCAGCCGGTATTTACTGGCTGGAGGCCGGGGCAGAGGCGGTCTTTGGTGGCCCGTCCGCGCGCCATATCGCCTGGCCCTATCGCATCCCCAGCCTGATCGCCGTCACGGGTGCCGTAACATTGACGGCATGGCTCGGGAGCGTGCTTTTCGGTACGATGACGGGCTTGCTGGCGGCGGCCTTTCTCGCTGTCTCAACGCTTATGATGGCGGAAGGGCGGATGGCGACGATCGACACCGTCCTGCTTTTCGATATCCTTCTGGTTCAGGGGGCCCTGCTCAAAACCTATCTGTCCGCGCAACAGGGACGCGTTGCCCCCTTCAAATGGGCTTTATTGTTCTGGCTCGCGCTGGGTTGTGGACTCATGTTGAAGGGGCCGGTCGTCCTCATCCCGTCTTTCGGCACGATTGGCGCTTTATGGCTATGTGAGCGACGGCGGGAATGGTGGCGCGGGCTCCGCTTCAAATATGGTTGGCTCATCGCGTTGGCGGTCGTTCTGCCCTGGTGCATCGCGATCGGGTTTGTCAGTCATGGTGCGTTTTTCCGTGATGCGGTTGGGGTCAATTTTCTCGGCAAGATCGGCCAGGGTCAGCAGGCGCATGGTTTGCCGATGGGCTATCATCTCGCGGTGTTTCTGCTCGCCTTCTGGCCGGGCTCACTTTTCGCCGTGCTGGCATTGCCGAAGATCTGGGCGCGACGTCATGAGATGGCTGTTCGATATTTACTCTGCTGGATCATCCCGCATTGGCTCGTCTTTGAAATCATCGCGACAAAATTACCGCATTACGTTCTTCCTACTTATCCCGCGATCGCCATTCTGGCGTCCGCCGGCATCATGGCATGGGCACCCGCCGTGCCGCGTCACCTCGTCGGGCGTTGGCTGACCCGGCTTTATGGCGCTCTGTGGTTTATCGTCGGGTTGGCTCTGGCGGTATCAGGCGGTGTGCTGATCTGGCGGGACCAGCATTTCGTCCATCCTCTCCTCATTTTCGGCTCCGTGCTTGCCTGCGTGACGTTGGGCGCTTCTGGCGTTGCGTTGCTTCAGGTGCGGCGCCGGGTGGCGGCAATCTGGGCTGTCCTCTCTGCCGTGCTGATCCATCTCGGGTTGTTTCTGATTGTCATCCCGAAATTATCGACCATCCAACTCGCGCCACATGCTGCGGCACTTTTTAAAGCGCACCGGATATGTGGTGATCAGACGACACTTATTTCGCCCTCTTATTCCGAGCCGTCCCTTGCTTTCCTTGTCGGGACGCAGACGAAGCTCTTCGGTGTCGGTGCGGCGGCGACCTACATGGCGTGGCGTCCTCAATGCACACTCGTCCTCATTGACCTTAAGGCAGATGGTCGTTTCAAAGCCGTTCTGGGAGATCAGCAGGAAGATCTTGAATTATTGGGGCGGGTCAGCGGTTTAAATTATTCCAACGGGCATAAACTCGACCTTGGACTCTGGCGGCTTAAAGCCGCGCCGTGA
- a CDS encoding glycosyltransferase family 2 protein, with protein MSRPLSIVIAVLNEARNVGPVCAELSKKAASFPEHEIIFVNDGSTDDTLASLRAARAAGLTQMRIISHDRRLGKSAALRTGIEAAQGQWIATMDGDGQDDPATIIAMYRAATHAMGAEAEAPIVVGVRRKRRDGISRRLATRFANGLRQKLLKDGCPDTGAPMKLFRRDMFLRLPQFEGLHRFLPALFGTYGAQLICIETQHRPRLHGVSKYTNFDRACVGFRDIMGVAWLQNRTRLPRQLTEE; from the coding sequence ATGTCCCGCCCTCTCTCGATCGTCATCGCTGTTCTGAATGAGGCCCGCAATGTGGGGCCGGTTTGTGCCGAACTGTCAAAAAAGGCGGCGTCATTCCCTGAGCATGAAATCATTTTCGTCAACGATGGCAGCACGGATGACACATTGGCGTCGCTGCGCGCGGCGCGGGCGGCGGGGCTGACGCAGATGCGGATCATTAGTCATGACCGGCGTCTCGGCAAATCCGCGGCGCTCCGCACCGGCATTGAGGCGGCGCAGGGACAGTGGATTGCCACGATGGATGGTGACGGGCAGGATGATCCAGCAACCATCATTGCAATGTATCGGGCCGCTACGCACGCTATGGGGGCGGAGGCCGAGGCGCCGATCGTCGTCGGTGTGCGGCGCAAGCGACGTGACGGGATCTCCCGTCGACTGGCCACGCGTTTCGCAAACGGGTTACGACAAAAACTCCTGAAGGATGGCTGCCCGGATACAGGGGCACCCATGAAGCTTTTCCGGCGGGACATGTTTCTGCGCCTGCCGCAATTTGAGGGCCTGCATCGGTTTTTGCCCGCTTTGTTTGGCACGTATGGTGCGCAGCTGATCTGTATCGAAACGCAGCATCGGCCCCGCCTGCATGGCGTTTCAAAATACACCAATTTCGACCGCGCCTGCGTGGGGTTTCGCGATATCATGGGTGTTGCCTGGCTTCAGAACCGCACGCGCCTGCCGCGCCAGCTTACGGAAGAATAG
- a CDS encoding F0F1 ATP synthase subunit B: MLHDQRFYVAVAFVLFFVFFGRKIWRVVASGLDGRAAQVRRDLDEAGALRREAEKMLEDATRSREEAIADAKTLIENSRREAAMIADAAQRKAEQVLQQRERLAHDRIAASRRAAIQDVKEAASQAAVTAVRSLMSQDVARDDSLAQNLFEQGLDALPDALNRHDGKTAKRH, translated from the coding sequence ATGCTTCACGACCAGAGATTTTATGTCGCTGTTGCCTTCGTGCTGTTCTTCGTCTTTTTTGGACGCAAGATCTGGCGGGTGGTGGCCTCGGGACTGGACGGCCGCGCCGCGCAGGTGCGGCGCGACCTCGATGAAGCGGGCGCTTTGCGCCGCGAGGCCGAGAAGATGCTTGAGGATGCCACGCGCAGCCGTGAAGAAGCCATTGCCGACGCCAAAACACTGATCGAAAATTCCCGTCGTGAGGCCGCCATGATTGCCGATGCCGCCCAGCGCAAGGCGGAGCAGGTTCTTCAACAGCGGGAGCGCCTCGCCCATGATCGCATCGCCGCTTCCCGCCGCGCCGCGATCCAGGACGTGAAGGAGGCGGCTTCCCAAGCTGCCGTCACGGCTGTGCGATCCCTCATGAGTCAGGATGTTGCGCGCGACGATTCGCTGGCTCAAAATCTATTTGAACAGGGTCTCGATGCCTTGCCGGATGCGCTGAACAGGCATGACGGGAAAACGGCGAAACGCCACTAA
- a CDS encoding ATP synthase subunit C family protein, which yields MDVSAAREIGAGIAVIALAGVGIGLGNIFSTLVSSIARNPASRQHVFGLGMLGFALTEAVALFALLIAFLILFV from the coding sequence ATGGACGTCTCAGCTGCTCGTGAAATCGGTGCCGGTATTGCTGTCATCGCCCTTGCCGGCGTCGGTATCGGGCTCGGCAATATCTTCTCGACCCTCGTAAGCTCGATTGCGCGCAACCCGGCGTCGCGCCAGCATGTTTTCGGGCTTGGTATGCTCGGCTTTGCCCTGACGGAAGCTGTGGCGCTCTTCGCGCTTCTGATCGCCTTCCTGATTCTGTTCGTCTGA
- a CDS encoding F0F1 ATP synthase subunit A has product MAAERTIDALSQFELYPVLGQVGAALQISQSPVFMAIAVLIVLALLYAGMRPAAVVPGRLQAAAEIGYEFIHNLAVETIGPKGTTFLPFVFAIFFFILTGNYLGLLPYSFTFTSHIVITVALALMVFAVSILASLRYQGFGFFTHFMPEGAPKLLAPLLIPIEIISFLSRPASLSIRLFANMMAGHVLLEVFAGFTIMLAGVGIFGPVLAVAPVAINIALMGLELLVGLLQAYVFAILTCIYLREAVTH; this is encoded by the coding sequence TTGGCCGCCGAGAGAACGATCGACGCACTCAGTCAGTTCGAGCTTTATCCGGTGCTCGGACAGGTGGGTGCGGCACTTCAGATCAGCCAATCCCCTGTTTTTATGGCCATTGCCGTCCTGATCGTGCTGGCGCTGCTTTATGCAGGCATGCGCCCCGCCGCCGTCGTGCCGGGGCGACTGCAGGCCGCAGCCGAAATTGGCTATGAGTTCATCCATAATCTCGCTGTTGAGACGATCGGGCCGAAAGGGACGACATTCTTACCCTTCGTCTTCGCGATCTTCTTCTTCATTCTGACGGGTAATTATCTCGGCCTGCTGCCTTATTCATTCACTTTCACCAGCCACATCGTCATCACGGTGGCGCTGGCGCTGATGGTGTTTGCCGTCTCCATTCTGGCCTCACTCAGATATCAGGGTTTCGGCTTTTTCACGCATTTTATGCCGGAGGGCGCGCCGAAATTGCTGGCGCCGCTGCTGATCCCGATTGAGATCATCTCATTCCTGTCGCGCCCGGCCAGCCTTTCCATCCGGCTTTTTGCGAATATGATGGCAGGCCACGTGCTGCTGGAGGTCTTTGCCGGTTTCACCATTATGCTGGCCGGGGTTGGGATTTTCGGCCCCGTACTCGCCGTGGCGCCCGTCGCGATCAATATCGCCCTGATGGGTCTGGAATTGCTGGTGGGTTTGTTGCAGGCTTATGTCTTCGCCATTCTCACCTGCATTTATCTGCGTGAGGCCGTGACACATTAA
- a CDS encoding AtpZ/AtpI family protein: MELSKEDGADKPSQSRGASFDQRLAQAESRLGPDPSMRDEADAASGENAGKGDMSLFGFAARIETEMVAALAVGGLIGYGFDRLLGFRALFLVIFALAGGAAGTLNVLRAVKQADI; this comes from the coding sequence ATGGAATTATCGAAAGAAGATGGCGCTGATAAGCCCTCACAATCACGGGGGGCAAGCTTCGATCAAAGGCTGGCTCAGGCCGAGTCGCGCCTGGGTCCGGACCCGTCTATGCGGGATGAGGCCGACGCGGCATCGGGCGAGAATGCGGGAAAGGGCGATATGTCCCTTTTCGGCTTTGCTGCGCGTATCGAGACCGAAATGGTTGCCGCGCTCGCCGTGGGTGGCCTGATCGGTTACGGGTTTGATCGGCTATTGGGATTCCGTGCCTTGTTCCTCGTCATTTTCGCCCTTGCCGGTGGGGCTGCCGGCACGTTAAACGTTCTGCGCGCCGTCAAGCAGGCTGATATCTGA
- a CDS encoding chloride channel protein, whose amino-acid sequence MAGCATRHRIGHHLRPPRDRDHERRRAGGACFSEIHCEVMAPAHDGGIVVGCLALYTPTALSGGHAAMGLVYDGQFTLLVAASFLLVKIIASCVSIGAGFRGGLFFASLYIGVLTGDIFHAILRLVGVTHFPPQLAITVGMAAMATAIIGGPMAMVCLALEMTEDFVLAIGVLLANIMAMLTVRRLFGYSFATWRFHLRGETIRSALDVSWMRRLNVKSMMRAPDAVMTCDTSICQARSSIPLGAARGVVVVDAAQNYVGIVQLSDLHNDLHAANKKIASLTMLHHHFLTPSMNIQEAVHIFTLAEADALAVVESCADRRLLGVLTKKYALRRYAEELDRNRREWAGEARLRRDGPHGA is encoded by the coding sequence ATGGCAGGATGTGCCACCCGTCATCGCATTGGCCATCATCTGCGCCCTCCTCGGGATCGTGATCATGAAAGGCGTCGCGCAGGCGGAGCTTGTTTTTCAGAAATACATTGCGAAGTCATGGCTCCGGCCCATGATGGGGGCATCGTCGTCGGGTGCCTCGCCCTTTACACACCGACGGCCCTCTCAGGCGGACATGCGGCGATGGGGTTGGTTTATGATGGCCAATTTACCCTGCTCGTTGCGGCAAGCTTTCTGCTCGTCAAAATCATTGCATCCTGCGTGTCCATCGGTGCCGGATTCCGCGGTGGCCTGTTTTTTGCGTCACTTTATATCGGCGTTCTGACAGGGGATATTTTCCACGCTATTTTGCGTCTGGTGGGGGTAACCCATTTTCCCCCGCAACTCGCGATTACGGTCGGAATGGCCGCTATGGCCACCGCCATTATTGGCGGCCCGATGGCCATGGTGTGTCTCGCGCTTGAAATGACCGAGGATTTCGTACTCGCCATCGGCGTCCTGCTGGCGAACATAATGGCTATGCTGACAGTTCGGCGCCTCTTTGGCTATTCCTTCGCGACATGGCGCTTTCACCTGCGTGGCGAGACGATTCGCTCCGCCCTTGATGTCAGCTGGATGCGCCGCCTCAACGTCAAAAGCATGATGCGGGCGCCGGATGCCGTCATGACGTGCGACACGTCCATCTGTCAGGCCAGATCATCGATTCCACTTGGTGCCGCGCGCGGAGTCGTGGTGGTGGATGCGGCGCAGAATTATGTCGGCATCGTGCAACTTAGTGACCTCCATAATGATTTGCATGCGGCTAATAAAAAGATCGCGTCACTGACCATGCTACATCATCATTTCCTCACACCATCCATGAATATCCAGGAAGCCGTCCATATCTTCACCCTCGCGGAGGCGGACGCGCTCGCCGTCGTCGAATCATGCGCCGATCGCAGATTGCTCGGCGTATTGACGAAGAAATATGCGTTGCGCCGTTACGCTGAGGAACTGGACCGCAATCGACGGGAATGGGCAGGCGAGGCGCGGCTTCGGCGTGATGGCCCGCATGGCGCGTAA
- a CDS encoding alpha/beta fold hydrolase, translated as MLLNVIERKPEVENSRPPVVFLHGLYGRARNLGFFQRRIAEKRRTLAIDLRNHGDSPHGPGDYPAMTQDVAETMIAHHATPAAIMGHSMGGKVAMLLALEHPELVSSLVIGDMAPARTGYGQGKLALDLLQLKFPQRLDRAGANDLLSTVVESQQVRDLLLQNIRLGDDPGWTMGLQDITESIANIENWPYVPEGHVYDGPVLFIRGENSPYISEKHFDVMKKLFPNHRLETMRKVGHWLHAEDPKTFNTFLTTFLDAY; from the coding sequence GTGTTGTTAAACGTGATAGAACGCAAGCCAGAAGTCGAAAATTCACGCCCGCCCGTGGTTTTTCTGCACGGCCTTTATGGTCGCGCACGCAATTTGGGGTTTTTTCAGCGGCGCATCGCTGAAAAAAGACGCACACTCGCCATTGATTTACGCAATCACGGTGACAGTCCGCATGGTCCGGGGGATTACCCCGCCATGACGCAGGATGTCGCAGAGACAATGATCGCGCATCACGCGACACCGGCCGCCATCATGGGACATTCAATGGGGGGAAAGGTGGCGATGCTTCTCGCCCTTGAACACCCAGAACTTGTTTCCTCCCTCGTCATTGGTGATATGGCCCCGGCACGGACCGGATATGGTCAGGGCAAGTTGGCGCTTGACCTGCTTCAACTCAAATTCCCGCAACGTCTGGATCGAGCGGGTGCGAACGATCTTTTAAGCACCGTCGTTGAATCGCAACAGGTGCGTGATCTGCTCCTGCAGAATATCCGTCTGGGCGATGACCCGGGTTGGACGATGGGGTTGCAGGACATTACCGAGTCCATCGCCAACATTGAAAACTGGCCTTACGTGCCGGAGGGACACGTTTATGACGGGCCCGTGCTCTTCATCCGGGGTGAGAATTCGCCTTACATCTCGGAAAAGCATTTCGATGTCATGAAAAAACTTTTCCCCAATCACCGGCTTGAAACGATGAGGAAGGTCGGTCATTGGCTTCATGCCGAGGATCCCAAAACCTTCAACACATTTTTAACGACTTTCCTCGACGCCTACTGA
- a CDS encoding TonB family protein, producing the protein MPPIARLHPTRTKLTPRAAPENSFSGPFFSTIILHLCLVTLLIWQSRHHDFLGHAQGDLPDKVEVTFDTPMQRAMQGPENNSDAGAQKAGLLSHGKPVRNSEDLQDEVARDETSGSATPQPMSPVMPPDEAGERTTSATTSAAIPTDAPPLPPRHAQRRQSAPKSKNPFENMANLDYSDASPSPRRRTGHYGGAHGPVDMSYGPLVKNGTVNSPNLSVRKIRGVSEDYGEELSRWIRSRLFYPADAVANGEGGESSLHVVLDRQGRVKSVRVTGQSGSYALDAAAMSIFSMHAQLPPIPPDMVGDHFDIDMTINYILIRG; encoded by the coding sequence GTGCCGCCCATCGCCCGCTTGCACCCGACCCGCACAAAACTGACGCCGCGCGCCGCGCCGGAAAATTCTTTCTCAGGGCCGTTTTTCAGCACGATCATTCTGCATTTATGCCTTGTCACCCTGCTTATCTGGCAATCGCGGCATCATGATTTCCTCGGGCACGCGCAAGGTGATCTGCCGGATAAGGTGGAGGTGACGTTTGATACCCCCATGCAGCGTGCGATGCAGGGGCCTGAAAATAATAGTGATGCGGGGGCGCAGAAAGCCGGTTTGCTATCGCATGGCAAGCCCGTGCGAAACTCTGAAGACCTTCAGGATGAGGTTGCGCGGGACGAGACATCAGGCAGCGCGACACCGCAACCCATGTCACCGGTGATGCCGCCTGATGAGGCGGGTGAACGCACCACCTCCGCCACGACAAGCGCCGCCATCCCGACCGACGCGCCGCCTCTTCCACCTCGCCATGCCCAGCGCCGCCAAAGCGCGCCGAAATCCAAAAACCCCTTTGAGAACATGGCGAATTTGGATTACAGCGATGCCTCACCCTCTCCCCGCCGACGCACGGGACACTATGGCGGCGCGCACGGACCGGTGGATATGTCTTACGGGCCTCTCGTCAAAAATGGAACGGTGAACTCACCTAATCTCTCCGTGCGGAAAATCCGTGGCGTGAGTGAAGATTATGGGGAGGAGCTCTCACGCTGGATCCGGAGCCGGCTCTTTTACCCTGCCGACGCCGTGGCCAATGGGGAGGGGGGGGAATCCTCCTTGCATGTTGTGCTGGATCGACAGGGGCGGGTGAAGTCCGTCCGCGTGACGGGGCAATCAGGTTCCTACGCGCTGGATGCCGCTGCCATGAGTATTTTCAGTATGCATGCGCAGCTCCCGCCGATCCCGCCAGACATGGTTGGTGACCATTTTGATATTGATATGACCATCAATTACATCTTGATACGCGGGTAA
- the gcvP gene encoding aminomethyl-transferring glycine dehydrogenase, whose product MSQRDPLWPASTAAPFIDRHVGPRTRDIDAMLHTLGLDSLDALIDATIPAEILDREGANQSERRIGDALSEAEALTKLRGMAQQNIVMRTMIGQGYYDTLMPAVIQRNIFENPAWYTAYTPYQPEISQGRLEALITFQTMVKDLTGLDIANASLLDEATACAEAMTMSHRVSRVKGDVFFVDADTHPQIISVLETHAAPLGWQIVVGKPEDAASRDDIFGLLLSYPGSSGAVQDDRDLIAHLRDRDVIITMTTDPLALLLLKPPGEMGADIAVGSMQRYGVPMGFGGPHAAFMAVRESFKRHMPGRLIGVSRDSAGRPAYRLALQTREQHIRREKATSNICTAQVLLAVIAAMYAVYHGPEGLRAIAKRVHRLASILAAGLRKLGVPPVSDDFFDTLTVSVGNDADVILKRAEAKGINLRNASGGRIGISCDEVTSAEDIKTLWQVFAPGADIDALEAEITVPQACFPTVLQREGALLTHPVFHQYRSETEMMRYLRRLADRDLALDRTMIPLGSCTMKLNAATEMMPVSWPEFATIHPHAPAHQVKGYHTLFAYLEQVLCRVTGYDAVSLQPNSGAQGEYAGLLAIRAYHQAQGEAERDICLIPASAHGTNPASAHLAGMRVVVVACDAQGNVDLDDLKVKLAAHKNAVAAMMITYPSTHGVFEDHIVALCCLVHAEGGQIYLDGANMNAQLGLAYPSLFGADVSHLNLHKTFCIPHGGGGPGMGPIGVKAHLASYLPGQPEKGGAHAVSAAMYGSASILPISTAYLMMTGDAGLRRATELAVLNANYVAHRLEPYFPVLYRGRQGYTAHECIIDLRPIKDETGVTVDDIAKRLIDYGFHAPTISFPVPGTFMIEPTESESLAELDRFCDAMIAIRAEIAEIARGDMALPESPLRHAPHTLHDLTSNWQRAYTCAQGCSPMGESAADKYFPPVNRIDNAWGDRNLVCACPDPSAYEDVPATD is encoded by the coding sequence GTGTCGCAACGCGATCCCCTTTGGCCTGCGTCTACGGCCGCGCCCTTTATCGACCGCCATGTCGGACCGCGCACGCGCGACATTGACGCCATGTTGCACACGCTTGGCCTCGATAGTCTGGATGCGTTGATTGATGCCACGATACCGGCTGAAATCCTTGATCGCGAAGGGGCGAACCAATCAGAGCGTCGCATTGGCGACGCGCTTTCTGAAGCGGAAGCACTGACAAAATTGCGGGGGATGGCCCAACAGAATATCGTCATGCGCACCATGATCGGGCAGGGATATTATGATACCCTCATGCCTGCGGTGATTCAGCGCAATATCTTCGAAAACCCGGCCTGGTATACCGCCTATACCCCCTATCAGCCTGAGATCAGCCAGGGCCGCCTTGAGGCGCTCATCACCTTTCAGACTATGGTCAAAGATCTGACTGGGCTGGATATCGCCAACGCTTCTTTATTGGATGAGGCCACGGCCTGCGCGGAAGCGATGACAATGTCGCATCGTGTCTCCCGGGTGAAAGGCGATGTTTTTTTCGTCGATGCGGACACGCACCCGCAAATTATCTCCGTCCTGGAAACGCACGCCGCACCGCTGGGCTGGCAAATCGTTGTCGGCAAGCCGGAGGACGCCGCCTCGCGCGACGATATTTTCGGTCTTCTGCTTTCCTACCCCGGAAGCTCCGGCGCGGTGCAGGATGATCGGGATCTCATCGCGCACCTGCGGGATCGCGACGTCATCATTACCATGACGACGGATCCGCTGGCGCTGCTTCTGCTCAAACCCCCCGGTGAGATGGGTGCGGATATCGCTGTCGGTTCCATGCAGCGTTACGGCGTGCCGATGGGTTTCGGCGGCCCCCATGCGGCTTTCATGGCGGTCAGGGAAAGCTTCAAGCGGCATATGCCGGGGCGGCTCATCGGTGTCTCCCGCGATTCGGCGGGTCGCCCCGCTTATCGGCTGGCCCTGCAAACGCGTGAGCAACATATAAGGCGGGAAAAAGCGACCTCAAATATCTGCACCGCGCAGGTTCTGCTCGCCGTGATCGCCGCGATGTATGCGGTCTATCACGGCCCGGAGGGCCTGCGCGCCATCGCGAAACGTGTGCATCGCCTGGCGTCGATCCTGGCAGCGGGGTTGCGTAAACTGGGCGTCCCGCCTGTTTCGGATGATTTTTTCGACACCCTCACCGTCTCAGTCGGTAACGATGCTGATGTGATCCTGAAGCGCGCTGAAGCGAAAGGCATTAATCTGAGGAATGCTAGCGGCGGCAGGATCGGCATATCCTGCGATGAGGTGACTTCCGCGGAGGATATCAAGACTCTATGGCAGGTTTTTGCGCCAGGTGCGGATATTGATGCGCTTGAGGCCGAGATCACCGTGCCGCAAGCGTGTTTCCCAACGGTTTTGCAGCGGGAAGGGGCGCTTCTGACGCACCCGGTCTTTCATCAATATCGATCAGAGACGGAGATGATGCGCTATCTGCGCCGCCTCGCGGATCGTGACCTCGCGCTTGACCGGACGATGATACCGCTGGGTTCTTGCACCATGAAGCTCAATGCCGCGACAGAAATGATGCCGGTCTCCTGGCCCGAATTTGCCACCATTCACCCTCACGCGCCCGCGCATCAGGTTAAAGGATATCACACGCTTTTTGCGTATCTGGAGCAGGTGCTCTGCCGCGTGACGGGCTATGACGCTGTGTCACTCCAGCCTAATTCCGGAGCGCAGGGGGAATATGCAGGGTTGCTGGCCATCCGGGCCTATCATCAGGCGCAGGGGGAGGCGGAGCGCGATATCTGCCTGATCCCGGCATCGGCGCATGGTACGAACCCGGCTTCAGCCCATCTGGCGGGGATGCGTGTTGTCGTCGTGGCCTGCGATGCGCAGGGCAATGTTGATCTTGATGACCTCAAAGTGAAACTCGCTGCTCATAAAAACGCTGTGGCGGCGATGATGATCACCTACCCCTCAACCCATGGCGTATTTGAGGATCACATCGTGGCCTTATGCTGTCTGGTGCACGCGGAAGGGGGGCAGATCTATCTGGACGGTGCCAATATGAACGCCCAGCTCGGGCTTGCTTACCCGAGTCTGTTCGGCGCGGATGTCTCGCATCTTAACCTGCATAAAACATTCTGCATCCCGCATGGGGGTGGGGGGCCGGGTATGGGCCCGATCGGCGTCAAAGCGCATCTCGCATCCTACCTGCCCGGTCAACCTGAAAAAGGCGGCGCGCACGCCGTGTCGGCGGCCATGTATGGCTCAGCGTCCATTTTGCCAATCTCGACCGCCTATCTCATGATGACGGGCGATGCCGGGTTGCGGCGCGCGACGGAACTCGCCGTGCTAAATGCCAATTACGTTGCGCATCGACTTGAACCCTACTTCCCCGTCCTCTATCGCGGCCGCCAGGGTTATACAGCGCATGAGTGCATCATTGATCTGCGCCCGATCAAAGATGAAACCGGCGTCACTGTTGATGATATCGCGAAACGCCTGATTGATTACGGTTTCCATGCGCCGACCATCAGCTTCCCCGTGCCAGGCACATTCATGATTGAGCCGACGGAGTCGGAAAGCCTCGCGGAGCTGGATCGCTTCTGCGATGCCATGATCGCCATACGCGCTGAAATCGCGGAAATTGCCAGGGGCGATATGGCGCTGCCGGAAAGCCCACTGCGCCACGCCCCCCACACATTACACGACCTCACGAGTAATTGGCAGCGCGCCTACACGTGCGCGCAGGGATGTAGCCCCATGGGGGAAAGTGCCGCGGATAAATATTTCCCACCCGTCAATCGTATTGATAATGCCTGGGGAGACCGAAACCTCGTCTGCGCCTGTCCTGACCCCTCAGCTTATGAAGATGTTCCGGCCACTGATTGA